A genome region from Lucilia cuprina isolate Lc7/37 chromosome 3, ASM2204524v1, whole genome shotgun sequence includes the following:
- the LOC111679271 gene encoding retinol dehydrogenase 12, producing the protein MTDAENLVQEQEVVKKLCFEGAWAWAIEIFFWICVAALIMYLLRRIIEGPFYRKPNRIDGKVVIVTGCNTGIGKETALELARRGARLYMACRDAARCEAARLEIIERTQNPNVFNRTLDLASLSSVRQFAERFLAEEQRLDILVNNAGVMATPRKLTADGFEQQIGINHLGHFLLTNLLLERLKSSSPSRIVVVSSAAYIFGRINKSDLMSEKSYSKFFGAYAQSKLANILFTRKLSEILNGSNVTVNCLHPGIVRTELMRYNTCPKTWNVLKTMINVFIRSPKAGAQTSIFLALDPKLECKTGGFYYNALRFPVLPKAAEQEMADWLWQESEKLVGLPASIKAKEPEPEKTSAMESVKVIKEEEK; encoded by the coding sequence ATGACGGATGCAGAGAATTTGGTACAGGAACAGGAAGTAGTTAAAAAACTGTGTTTTGAAGGAGCCTGGGCTTGGgctatagaaattttcttttggaTTTGTGTAGCAGCCTTGATTATGTATCTTTTAAGAAGAATTATTGAAGGACCTTTTTATCGTAAACCTAATCGTATAGATGGCAAGGTGGTTATTGTAACCGGCTGCAATACTGGTATTGGTAAGGAGACCGCTTTGGAATTGGCTAGAAGAGGTGCCCGTTTGTATATGGCCTGCAGAGATGCGGCCCGTTGCGAGGCAGCCCGTTTGGAAATCATAGAACGTACACAAAATCCCAATGTTTTTAATCGCACCTTGGATTTGGCTTCTTTATCTTCGGTAAGACAATTTGCTGAACGTTTTTTGGCCGAGGAACAAAGACTGgatattttggttaataatgCTGGGGTAATGGCCACTCCACGCAAGCTAACAGCTGATGGTTTTGAGCAACAAATAGGTATTAACCACTTGGGtcattttcttttaactaaTCTATTATTGGAACGCCTTAAATCATCTTCACCCAGTCGTATAGTCGTGGTTAGTTCAGCCGCCTATATATTTGGTCGCATTAATAAGTCTGATCTAATGAGTGAGAAATCgtattcgaaattttttggtGCCTATGCTCAAAGTAAATTGGCTAATATCTTATTTACCCGTAAattaagtgaaatattaaatGGCTCCAATGTCACTGTCAACTGTCTACATCCCGGTATAGTACGCACCGAATTAATGCGTTATAATACCTGCCCCAAAACCTGGAATGTACTCAAGACCATGATAAATGTGTTCATACGTTCCCCCAAGGCTGGTGCTCAAACTTCTATATTTTTGGCTTTGGATCCTAAATTGGAATGCAAGACAGGTGGTTTCTACTACAATGCTTTAAGATTCCCCGTTTTGCCTAAAGCCGCCGAACAAGAAATGGCCGATTGGTTGTGGCAAGAAAGTGAAAAATTAGTAGGTTTACCGGCTAGCATTAAGGCCAAGGAACCAGAGCCAGAGAAAACCTCTGCTATGGAATCGGTTAAGGTTATTAAAGAAGAGGAAAAGTGA
- the LOC111679270 gene encoding uncharacterized protein LOC111679270 yields MAFMMPVMKNNYDIYKDKGRSRKTSESSNGTGANSSATPNMASAMGINPNSRGRQRMKSESFASSPSHTYRMQMQRCQSQKTFPRNSSRTSTGSAALSPTRSFCQPSQSPPKQSNTTTASANNQTGSQNDISKFHLRLVDKLRKSFRKDSAKRS; encoded by the coding sequence atggctTTTATGATGCCGGTAATGAAAAACAATTACGATATCTATAAAGATAAAGGACGTTCACGTAAAACCTCAGAATCTTCCAATGGCACAGGAGCCAACAGCTCGGCTACACCCAATATGGCCTCAGCCATGGGTATAAATCCCAATTCAAGAGGTAGACAAAGAATGAAGTCCGAATCATTTGCCAGTTCACCCAGTCACACCTATCGCATGCAAATGCAAAGATGTCAATCACAAAAAACCTTTCCACGCAATTCTTCACGTACATCGACCGGTTCAGCTGCTCTATCGCCCACTCGATCCTTTTGTCAACCCTCACAAAGTCCACCCAAACAAAGTAATACAACAACAGCTTCAGCTAACAATCAAACTGGTTCTCAAAATGATATAAGTAAATTTCATTTACGTTTAGTGGATAAATTACGTAAATCCTTTCGCAAGGATTCAGCCAAACGTTCATGA